Proteins encoded in a region of the Capra hircus breed San Clemente chromosome 3, ASM170441v1, whole genome shotgun sequence genome:
- the RCSD1 gene encoding capZ-interacting protein isoform X3 — MRQGGSSFSAQERREKQAQRPAQTNAIVDDSAPPSVAQLAGRFREQAAVAKEKSLPSANHPPKVKVKSSPLIEKLQANLVFDPAALLPGASPKSPGFKAMVSPFHSPPSTPSSPGVRSRPSEPEEVPVSFDQPPEGSHLPCYNKVRTRGSIKRRPPSRRFRRSQSDCGELGEFGAVEPSQENGAKEESGDEVFPAKSKAPGSPPLRRTPSRTEKLEEKSRAVGEAQEPAKVVGGSEEGAGQHPARASSSEAEDGCGSPKEERPAGEQAEEPTEVKERVAGEEEEPGQSSQDAKGLEEGAAAEEPPQPPPGEGAGGHSPEQGTSEERQDEGASLEPGCSPDSGHAQPDTSSEVARTEDNTPVQDTKM; from the exons GCACAGAGGCCGGCACAGACCAACGCCATTGTGGACGACTCCGCACCCCCCTCGGTGGCCCAGTTGGCTGGGCGGTTCAGGGAGCAGGCCGCCGTTGCAAAGGAG AAGTCACTGCCCAGTGCAAACCACCCTCCTAAAGTCAAAGTGAAGAGCTCACCTCTGATTGAGAAACTTCAG GCCAATTTAGTCTTTGATCCAGCAGCCCTGCTTCCTGGGGCCTCTCCCAAGAGTCCTGGATTCAAGGCCATGGTGTCACCATTTCATAGCCCACCTTCTACCCCCAGCAGCCCTGGAGTGCGATCCCGGCCCAGCGAACCAGAGGAGGTGCCTGTCAGCTTTGACCAGCCTCCTGAAGGCAGTCATCTGCCCTGTTACAATAAG GTGCGGACAAGGGGCTCCATAAAAAGGCGCCCTCCCTCCCGGAGATTCCGAAGGTCCCAGTCAGACTGTGGGGAACTGGGGGAGTTCGGGGCCGTGGAGCCTTCCCAGGAGAATGGTGCCAAGGAAGAGAGCGGGGACGAGGTGTTCCCGGCCAAGAGCAAAGCCCCAGGATCCCCTCCTCTGAGGAGGACGCCCAGCAGGACAGAGAAGCTGGAGGAGAAGAGCAGGGCTGTGGGGGAAGCCCAGGAGCCGGCGAAGGTTGTGGGGGGCTCTGAGGAGGGGGCTGGCCAGCATCCAGCCCGAGCCTCCAGCTCAGAGGCGGAGGATGGGTGTGGGAGCCCCAAAGAGGAGAGACCGGCTGGAGAGCAGGCGGAAGAGCCTACAGAGGTGAAGGAGAGGGTGGCCGGTGAAGAGGAGGAGCCCGGACAAAGCAGCCAAGACGcaaaggggctggaggagggagccGCGGCGGAGGAGCCCCCTCAAccccctcctggagaaggggcgGGCGGCCACAGCCCAGAGCAGGGGACCAGcgaggaaaggcaagatgaaggGGCCAGCCTCGAGCCAGGCTGCAGCCCCGACTCCGGCCACGCCCAGCCGGACACCAGCAGCGAGGTCGCCAGGACAGAG GATAACACCCCTGTCCAGGACACTAAAATGTGA
- the RCSD1 gene encoding capZ-interacting protein isoform X1 has translation MRQGGSSFSAQERREKQAQRPAQTNAIVDDSAPPSVAQLAGRFREQAAVAKETPASKPTRRKPPCSLSLFPPKVELGQNGEEKSLPSANHPPKVKVKSSPLIEKLQANLVFDPAALLPGASPKSPGFKAMVSPFHSPPSTPSSPGVRSRPSEPEEVPVSFDQPPEGSHLPCYNKVRTRGSIKRRPPSRRFRRSQSDCGELGEFGAVEPSQENGAKEESGDEVFPAKSKAPGSPPLRRTPSRTEKLEEKSRAVGEAQEPAKVVGGSEEGAGQHPARASSSEAEDGCGSPKEERPAGEQAEEPTEVKERVAGEEEEPGQSSQDAKGLEEGAAAEEPPQPPPGEGAGGHSPEQGTSEERQDEGASLEPGCSPDSGHAQPDTSSEVARTEDNTPVQDTKM, from the exons GCACAGAGGCCGGCACAGACCAACGCCATTGTGGACGACTCCGCACCCCCCTCGGTGGCCCAGTTGGCTGGGCGGTTCAGGGAGCAGGCCGCCGTTGCAAAGGAG ACACCAGCCAGTAAACCAACCAGAAGGAAACCGCCCTGCTCCCTCTCTCTGTTCCCCCCCAAGGTAGAGCTGGGCCAGAATGGTGAGGAG AAGTCACTGCCCAGTGCAAACCACCCTCCTAAAGTCAAAGTGAAGAGCTCACCTCTGATTGAGAAACTTCAG GCCAATTTAGTCTTTGATCCAGCAGCCCTGCTTCCTGGGGCCTCTCCCAAGAGTCCTGGATTCAAGGCCATGGTGTCACCATTTCATAGCCCACCTTCTACCCCCAGCAGCCCTGGAGTGCGATCCCGGCCCAGCGAACCAGAGGAGGTGCCTGTCAGCTTTGACCAGCCTCCTGAAGGCAGTCATCTGCCCTGTTACAATAAG GTGCGGACAAGGGGCTCCATAAAAAGGCGCCCTCCCTCCCGGAGATTCCGAAGGTCCCAGTCAGACTGTGGGGAACTGGGGGAGTTCGGGGCCGTGGAGCCTTCCCAGGAGAATGGTGCCAAGGAAGAGAGCGGGGACGAGGTGTTCCCGGCCAAGAGCAAAGCCCCAGGATCCCCTCCTCTGAGGAGGACGCCCAGCAGGACAGAGAAGCTGGAGGAGAAGAGCAGGGCTGTGGGGGAAGCCCAGGAGCCGGCGAAGGTTGTGGGGGGCTCTGAGGAGGGGGCTGGCCAGCATCCAGCCCGAGCCTCCAGCTCAGAGGCGGAGGATGGGTGTGGGAGCCCCAAAGAGGAGAGACCGGCTGGAGAGCAGGCGGAAGAGCCTACAGAGGTGAAGGAGAGGGTGGCCGGTGAAGAGGAGGAGCCCGGACAAAGCAGCCAAGACGcaaaggggctggaggagggagccGCGGCGGAGGAGCCCCCTCAAccccctcctggagaaggggcgGGCGGCCACAGCCCAGAGCAGGGGACCAGcgaggaaaggcaagatgaaggGGCCAGCCTCGAGCCAGGCTGCAGCCCCGACTCCGGCCACGCCCAGCCGGACACCAGCAGCGAGGTCGCCAGGACAGAG GATAACACCCCTGTCCAGGACACTAAAATGTGA
- the RCSD1 gene encoding capZ-interacting protein isoform X2 encodes MEAQRPAQTNAIVDDSAPPSVAQLAGRFREQAAVAKETPASKPTRRKPPCSLSLFPPKVELGQNGEEKSLPSANHPPKVKVKSSPLIEKLQANLVFDPAALLPGASPKSPGFKAMVSPFHSPPSTPSSPGVRSRPSEPEEVPVSFDQPPEGSHLPCYNKVRTRGSIKRRPPSRRFRRSQSDCGELGEFGAVEPSQENGAKEESGDEVFPAKSKAPGSPPLRRTPSRTEKLEEKSRAVGEAQEPAKVVGGSEEGAGQHPARASSSEAEDGCGSPKEERPAGEQAEEPTEVKERVAGEEEEPGQSSQDAKGLEEGAAAEEPPQPPPGEGAGGHSPEQGTSEERQDEGASLEPGCSPDSGHAQPDTSSEVARTEDNTPVQDTKM; translated from the exons GCACAGAGGCCGGCACAGACCAACGCCATTGTGGACGACTCCGCACCCCCCTCGGTGGCCCAGTTGGCTGGGCGGTTCAGGGAGCAGGCCGCCGTTGCAAAGGAG ACACCAGCCAGTAAACCAACCAGAAGGAAACCGCCCTGCTCCCTCTCTCTGTTCCCCCCCAAGGTAGAGCTGGGCCAGAATGGTGAGGAG AAGTCACTGCCCAGTGCAAACCACCCTCCTAAAGTCAAAGTGAAGAGCTCACCTCTGATTGAGAAACTTCAG GCCAATTTAGTCTTTGATCCAGCAGCCCTGCTTCCTGGGGCCTCTCCCAAGAGTCCTGGATTCAAGGCCATGGTGTCACCATTTCATAGCCCACCTTCTACCCCCAGCAGCCCTGGAGTGCGATCCCGGCCCAGCGAACCAGAGGAGGTGCCTGTCAGCTTTGACCAGCCTCCTGAAGGCAGTCATCTGCCCTGTTACAATAAG GTGCGGACAAGGGGCTCCATAAAAAGGCGCCCTCCCTCCCGGAGATTCCGAAGGTCCCAGTCAGACTGTGGGGAACTGGGGGAGTTCGGGGCCGTGGAGCCTTCCCAGGAGAATGGTGCCAAGGAAGAGAGCGGGGACGAGGTGTTCCCGGCCAAGAGCAAAGCCCCAGGATCCCCTCCTCTGAGGAGGACGCCCAGCAGGACAGAGAAGCTGGAGGAGAAGAGCAGGGCTGTGGGGGAAGCCCAGGAGCCGGCGAAGGTTGTGGGGGGCTCTGAGGAGGGGGCTGGCCAGCATCCAGCCCGAGCCTCCAGCTCAGAGGCGGAGGATGGGTGTGGGAGCCCCAAAGAGGAGAGACCGGCTGGAGAGCAGGCGGAAGAGCCTACAGAGGTGAAGGAGAGGGTGGCCGGTGAAGAGGAGGAGCCCGGACAAAGCAGCCAAGACGcaaaggggctggaggagggagccGCGGCGGAGGAGCCCCCTCAAccccctcctggagaaggggcgGGCGGCCACAGCCCAGAGCAGGGGACCAGcgaggaaaggcaagatgaaggGGCCAGCCTCGAGCCAGGCTGCAGCCCCGACTCCGGCCACGCCCAGCCGGACACCAGCAGCGAGGTCGCCAGGACAGAG GATAACACCCCTGTCCAGGACACTAAAATGTGA